One Mycobacterium marseillense DNA window includes the following coding sequences:
- the coaBC gene encoding bifunctional phosphopantothenoylcysteine decarboxylase/phosphopantothenate--cysteine ligase CoaBC translates to MDRTRIPKRVVVGVSGGIAAYKACTVVRQLSEAGHSVRVIPTESALRFVGAATFEALSGQPVHTGVFDDVPEVPHVQLGKQADLVVVAPATADLLARAVHGRADDLLTATLLTARCPVLFAPAMHTEMWLHPATVDNVATLRRRGAVVLEPAAGRLTGTDSGSGRLPEAEEITTLAHLLLERHDALPYDLAGRKMLVTAGGTREPVDPVRFIGNRSSGKQGYAVARVAAQRGAEVTLIAGHTAGLIDPAGVEVVHVSSAAQLGDAVSKRAPEADVLVMAAAVADFRPAHVAAAKIKKSASDDAATPTIELVRNDDVLAGAVRARAHGQLPNMRAIVGFAAETGDANGDVLFHARAKLQRKGCDLLVVNAVGEGRAFEVDSNDGWLLASDGTESALQHGSKTLMASRIVDAIAAFLHGDSG, encoded by the coding sequence CCGCCTACAAGGCGTGCACCGTCGTCCGTCAGCTGTCCGAGGCCGGCCATTCCGTCCGGGTCATTCCGACCGAGTCCGCGCTGCGTTTCGTCGGTGCGGCCACGTTTGAGGCGCTCTCCGGCCAGCCGGTGCACACCGGCGTCTTCGACGACGTTCCCGAGGTCCCGCACGTCCAGCTCGGCAAGCAGGCCGACCTGGTCGTGGTGGCTCCGGCCACCGCGGACCTGCTGGCCCGCGCGGTGCACGGCCGTGCCGACGATCTGCTGACCGCCACCCTGCTCACCGCGCGGTGTCCGGTGCTGTTCGCGCCGGCCATGCACACCGAGATGTGGTTGCACCCGGCCACCGTCGACAACGTGGCCACGTTGCGCCGGCGGGGTGCAGTCGTCCTCGAGCCCGCCGCCGGGCGGCTCACCGGGACGGACAGCGGGTCGGGCCGGCTGCCCGAAGCCGAGGAGATCACCACCCTGGCCCACCTGTTGCTGGAACGCCACGACGCGCTGCCCTACGACCTCGCCGGCCGCAAAATGCTGGTGACCGCCGGCGGCACCCGCGAACCGGTCGACCCGGTGCGCTTCATCGGTAACCGAAGCTCGGGCAAGCAGGGCTACGCGGTGGCGCGGGTGGCGGCCCAGCGCGGCGCCGAGGTCACGCTGATCGCCGGGCACACCGCCGGGCTGATCGATCCCGCCGGCGTCGAGGTCGTCCACGTCAGCTCCGCGGCCCAGCTGGGCGACGCGGTGTCCAAGCGCGCCCCCGAGGCGGACGTGCTGGTGATGGCCGCCGCGGTCGCCGACTTCCGGCCTGCGCACGTTGCCGCCGCCAAGATCAAAAAGAGCGCCTCCGATGACGCCGCGACCCCGACGATCGAGCTGGTGCGCAACGACGACGTGCTCGCCGGGGCGGTGCGGGCCCGCGCCCACGGGCAGCTCCCCAACATGCGGGCCATCGTCGGATTCGCCGCCGAGACCGGCGACGCCAACGGAGATGTGCTGTTTCACGCCCGGGCCAAGCTGCAGCGCAAGGGCTGCGATCTGCTGGTGGTCAACGCGGTCGGTGAGGGCCGCGCGTTCGAGGTGGACAGCAACGACGGCTGGCTGCTGGCCTCCGACGGCACCGAGTCGGCGCTCCAGCACGGCTCCAAGACATTGATGGCCAGTCGTATCGTGGATGCGATCGCCGCGTTCCTGCACGGGGACAGCGGGTAA
- the metK gene encoding methionine adenosyltransferase, with protein sequence MSEKGRLFTSESVTEGHPDKICDAISDSVLDALLAGDPHSRVAVETAVTTGQVHVIGEVTTTAKEAFADITNTVRARILDIGYDHSDKGFDGETCGVNIGIGRQSPDIAQGVDTAHETRVEGAADPLDLQGAGDQGLMFGYAISDTPELMPLPIALAHRLSRKLTEVRKNGTLDYLRPDGKTQVTIEYEDNVPTRLDTVVVSTQHADGIDLEKTLDPDIRKHVLETVLKELAHETLDSSTTRVLVNPTGKFVVGGPMGDAGLTGRKIIVDTYGGWARHGGGAFSGKDPSKVDRSAAYAMRWVAKNIVAAGLAERVEVQVAYAIGKAAPVGLFIETFGTATVDPVKIEKIVPEVFDLRPGAIVRDLDLLRPIYAPTAAYGHFGRTDIELPWEQLNKVDDLKRAI encoded by the coding sequence ATGAGCGAAAAGGGTCGCCTGTTTACCAGTGAGTCGGTGACTGAGGGACATCCCGACAAGATCTGTGACGCGATCAGCGACTCGGTCCTCGACGCGTTGCTGGCCGGGGACCCGCACTCACGTGTCGCCGTCGAGACGGCCGTCACCACCGGTCAGGTTCATGTCATCGGCGAGGTCACCACGACCGCCAAGGAAGCATTCGCCGACATCACCAACACCGTTCGCGCGCGCATCCTCGACATCGGCTACGACCACTCCGACAAGGGCTTCGACGGCGAGACCTGCGGCGTCAACATCGGCATCGGGCGTCAGTCGCCCGACATCGCCCAGGGTGTCGACACCGCCCACGAGACGCGCGTCGAGGGCGCCGCGGACCCGCTGGACCTACAGGGCGCCGGCGACCAGGGCCTGATGTTCGGGTACGCCATCAGCGACACCCCGGAACTGATGCCGCTGCCGATCGCGCTGGCGCACCGCCTGTCGCGCAAGCTGACCGAGGTCCGCAAGAACGGAACGCTGGACTACCTGCGCCCGGACGGCAAGACCCAGGTCACCATCGAGTACGAGGACAACGTTCCGACCCGGTTGGACACCGTGGTGGTCTCCACCCAGCACGCCGACGGGATCGACCTGGAGAAGACGCTGGATCCCGACATCCGCAAGCACGTCCTGGAGACCGTGCTCAAGGAGTTGGCTCACGAGACGCTGGACTCGTCGACGACCCGCGTACTGGTCAACCCGACCGGCAAGTTCGTCGTCGGCGGCCCGATGGGCGACGCCGGCCTCACCGGCCGCAAGATCATCGTCGACACCTACGGCGGCTGGGCGCGGCACGGCGGCGGGGCCTTCTCCGGCAAGGACCCGTCCAAGGTGGACCGGTCGGCGGCGTACGCGATGCGCTGGGTGGCCAAGAACATCGTCGCCGCCGGGCTGGCGGAGCGGGTCGAGGTGCAGGTGGCCTACGCCATCGGCAAGGCCGCGCCGGTCGGACTGTTCATCGAGACGTTCGGCACCGCGACGGTCGACCCGGTCAAGATCGAGAAGATCGTCCCCGAGGTGTTCGACCTGCGGCCCGGCGCGATCGTCCGCGACCTGGAC